One segment of Paenibacillus rhizovicinus DNA contains the following:
- a CDS encoding class II fructose-bisphosphate aldolase: MTITSKPHNVVTLKHASEMAEKGKYAIGSFSPRYTPVIQAVLRAAQQAQSPFICQISQKELERYGITPKEFADEFYACLKSEQITVPAVLHLDHTKTFSVIREAIEAGFTSVMIDASEKPFEENIRISKEAADFAHANGVSAEAELGMIGTTDYIETDNDEELYTDPQEAKRFVEETGVDSLAVSVGTAHGVYMVKEPKIDFARLEAIRELTPVHLVLHGGSGVPAWMIEKAIQLPKGGVSKVNIATDLELSLLEALGRTERMTNAELKALSPEELNVGLAAVEATVLDKISNFLGSKDRAADFLF, encoded by the coding sequence TTGACTATTACAAGCAAGCCGCATAATGTCGTTACCTTGAAGCACGCGTCCGAAATGGCAGAGAAAGGGAAGTACGCGATCGGTTCTTTCTCCCCGCGTTATACGCCGGTCATCCAAGCCGTATTGCGCGCCGCGCAGCAAGCGCAGTCTCCGTTTATTTGCCAGATTTCGCAGAAAGAACTTGAGCGTTACGGGATTACCCCGAAGGAGTTCGCGGATGAATTCTACGCGTGCTTGAAATCCGAGCAAATTACGGTGCCTGCCGTTCTTCATCTGGATCACACGAAGACGTTCTCGGTCATTCGAGAAGCGATCGAAGCGGGTTTCACCTCGGTGATGATCGATGCTTCCGAGAAGCCGTTCGAAGAGAACATCCGTATTTCGAAAGAAGCGGCGGATTTTGCTCATGCGAACGGCGTTTCCGCCGAAGCGGAGCTTGGCATGATCGGCACGACGGACTATATCGAGACGGACAATGACGAAGAATTGTATACGGATCCGCAGGAAGCGAAGCGTTTCGTCGAAGAGACGGGCGTTGATTCCCTGGCCGTTTCCGTTGGAACCGCGCACGGCGTTTATATGGTGAAGGAGCCTAAGATCGATTTTGCCCGTCTTGAGGCGATCCGGGAGCTGACTCCGGTGCATCTCGTGCTTCACGGGGGATCCGGCGTTCCGGCGTGGATGATCGAGAAGGCGATCCAGCTGCCGAAAGGCGGGGTCAGCAAGGTCAACATCGCTACGGATCTCGAACTATCCTTGCTGGAAGCGCTCGGCCGGACGGAGCGGATGACCAATGCGGAGCTCAAGGCGCTCTCGCCGGAAGAGTTGAACGTAGGCCTGGCCGCGGTAGAAGCGACCGTTCTCGATAAAATTTCGAATTTCCTGGGCAGCAAGGACCGCGCGGCGGACTTCTTGTTCTAG
- a CDS encoding alpha-mannosidase — translation MSNRKKLHMIGNAHLDPVWLWQWQEGFQEVKATFRSALDRMKENDDFLFTSSSAVYYEWVENNDPAMFEEIRARIKEGRWEIVGGWWIQPDCNIPNGESFVRQGLYAQRYFKEKFGVTAKVGYNVDSFGHFGMMPQILKKSGMDYYVMMRPMPNEKGLPGRLFQWESDDGSQVLCFRIMFEYCTWGKELDLHVARCAAELREPIDELMCFYGVGNHGGGPTKENIASIRRMNEDPALPELVFSTPNRFFEAVEEKEVRYPVVHDDLQHHASGCYAVHSEIKKYNRKSENMLIAAEKFSAIAERATNQPYPKDFITAWKGVLFNQFHDILAGTSIEPAYEDARNLYGEALAIADRNLNYAVQSLSWNIDIEEEQGMKPIVVFNPHSWAYPANIELEMGGSIKDGTILVDETGKQIAFQSVQSLATANGRYRLSFVAELPPMGYRVYKLRTEATEARLQISPIKANDYAMENDRFRVEFDPKTGFISSLHDKKLDFEVFRPENGGAAKPVVIEDKSDTWSHNVFHFNNAIGEFTATSVKRVEHGPVKSVIRVTSAYGSSRLVQDFTMYRELDYIDVKVTVDWREQFKMLKLVFPMNFVFTRQTYEIPYGFKEREHNGEEEPGQSWVDYGGIARDKGVLYGCSIMNDAKYSYSIMNKELAITVLRSAIYAHHDPKVPEENGHYTFIDQGIQTFNYRIMPHEGNWEEAGTVKKAQELIQRPLSVIETYHEGKLPQQNSFLSVDKDNVIVGAMKNSEDGDDLIIRLYETSKVATEAVISLPQWGRTIQTTFGPCEIKTFRVSKDASVPVREVNMIEW, via the coding sequence ATGTCTAATAGAAAGAAGCTTCATATGATCGGCAATGCCCATCTGGATCCGGTTTGGCTATGGCAATGGCAGGAGGGCTTTCAGGAAGTGAAAGCGACGTTCCGTTCGGCGCTCGACCGGATGAAGGAGAACGACGATTTCTTGTTTACGTCGAGTTCCGCCGTCTACTACGAGTGGGTGGAGAACAACGATCCGGCCATGTTCGAAGAAATCCGCGCGCGAATCAAGGAAGGCCGCTGGGAAATCGTCGGCGGCTGGTGGATCCAGCCGGACTGCAACATTCCGAACGGCGAATCCTTCGTCCGCCAAGGCTTGTATGCGCAGCGTTACTTTAAAGAGAAATTCGGCGTGACCGCGAAGGTCGGCTACAACGTGGACAGCTTCGGCCATTTCGGCATGATGCCGCAGATTCTGAAGAAATCCGGCATGGACTATTATGTCATGATGCGCCCGATGCCTAACGAGAAGGGCCTCCCGGGACGGCTGTTCCAATGGGAATCGGATGACGGTTCGCAAGTGCTGTGCTTCCGCATCATGTTCGAATACTGCACGTGGGGCAAAGAACTGGATCTTCACGTCGCCCGCTGCGCCGCGGAGCTGCGCGAGCCGATCGACGAGCTGATGTGCTTCTACGGCGTCGGCAATCACGGCGGCGGACCGACGAAGGAGAACATCGCGAGCATTCGCCGCATGAACGAGGATCCGGCGCTGCCCGAGCTCGTCTTCAGCACGCCGAACCGGTTCTTCGAAGCCGTCGAGGAGAAGGAGGTGCGCTATCCGGTCGTCCATGACGATCTGCAGCATCACGCGAGCGGCTGCTACGCGGTGCACTCGGAAATCAAGAAATACAACCGCAAATCCGAAAACATGCTGATCGCGGCGGAGAAGTTCTCGGCCATTGCCGAACGCGCGACCAATCAGCCGTATCCGAAGGATTTCATCACCGCTTGGAAAGGCGTTCTGTTCAATCAGTTCCATGATATTCTCGCCGGCACTTCAATCGAGCCGGCTTACGAGGACGCGCGCAATTTGTACGGCGAGGCGCTTGCCATCGCGGACCGCAATTTGAACTATGCGGTTCAATCGCTCTCCTGGAACATCGATATCGAGGAAGAACAGGGCATGAAGCCGATCGTCGTGTTCAATCCGCATTCCTGGGCTTACCCGGCGAACATCGAGCTGGAAATGGGCGGCAGCATCAAGGACGGCACGATTCTCGTGGATGAAACCGGCAAGCAAATCGCGTTCCAGAGCGTGCAATCGCTCGCGACGGCGAACGGCCGTTACCGTCTGAGCTTCGTCGCCGAATTGCCTCCGATGGGTTATCGGGTGTACAAGCTGCGCACGGAGGCGACGGAAGCAAGGCTGCAGATCAGCCCGATCAAGGCCAACGATTACGCGATGGAGAACGACCGCTTCCGCGTCGAATTCGATCCGAAGACCGGCTTCATCAGCAGCCTGCATGACAAGAAGCTCGACTTCGAGGTGTTCCGTCCGGAGAACGGCGGCGCGGCCAAGCCGGTCGTCATCGAGGACAAGAGCGATACGTGGAGCCATAACGTGTTCCATTTCAATAACGCGATCGGCGAATTCACGGCGACCAGCGTGAAACGGGTCGAACACGGTCCGGTCAAATCGGTCATCCGCGTAACCTCCGCATACGGCAGCTCCAGGCTGGTTCAGGATTTCACCATGTACCGGGAACTGGATTACATCGACGTGAAAGTGACCGTGGACTGGCGCGAGCAATTCAAGATGCTGAAGCTGGTGTTTCCGATGAACTTCGTCTTCACGCGCCAAACGTACGAAATTCCGTACGGTTTCAAGGAGCGGGAGCATAACGGCGAGGAAGAGCCGGGACAATCCTGGGTCGATTACGGCGGCATCGCGCGCGACAAGGGCGTCTTGTACGGCTGCAGCATCATGAACGACGCGAAATACAGCTACAGCATCATGAACAAGGAACTGGCGATCACGGTGCTGCGCAGCGCGATCTACGCGCATCATGATCCGAAGGTGCCGGAGGAGAACGGCCACTATACGTTTATCGACCAAGGCATTCAGACCTTCAATTATCGGATCATGCCGCATGAAGGCAACTGGGAGGAAGCCGGCACGGTCAAGAAGGCGCAGGAGCTCATCCAGCGTCCGTTGTCGGTCATCGAGACCTACCATGAAGGCAAGCTGCCTCAGCAGAATTCCTTCCTGTCGGTGGACAAGGATAACGTCATCGTGGGCGCGATGAAGAACAGCGAGGACGGCGACGATCTGATCATCCGTCTGTACGAGACCTCGAAGGTCGCGACGGAAGCCGTAATTTCGCTGCCGCAATGGGGACGCACGATCCAGACGACGTTCGGCCCGTGCGAGATCAAGACATTCCGGGTATCGAAGGATGCAAGCGTGCCGGTCCGCGAAGTGAACATGATCGAATGGTAA
- a CDS encoding class II aldolase/adducin family protein, whose translation MLLGKDAVRSELQAAGRYMMEHGLAWGNAGNISARTGEDRYLITASGTFLGELGDDDFAECTFGGLSFPQGRKASKEMPMHRAVYERRPEIGAVLHASPFYSTMFACSNEELPADLFVETMYYLERVERVPYCHPGSEELGAAVREKAGRANVLLLENHGVLVYDTNIREARMALQTLEMACRMLVTAKSAGVPLAKLPEQTVQHFLNHAGYKPRREWKA comes from the coding sequence ATGCTATTAGGCAAGGATGCGGTCCGGAGCGAACTGCAGGCAGCGGGACGCTATATGATGGAACACGGCCTCGCTTGGGGCAACGCCGGCAATATTAGCGCGCGTACGGGAGAAGACCGTTATTTGATCACGGCGAGCGGAACCTTCCTGGGCGAGCTGGGCGATGACGATTTCGCAGAATGCACCTTCGGCGGATTGTCGTTCCCGCAAGGCCGCAAAGCCTCGAAGGAAATGCCGATGCACCGCGCGGTTTACGAACGGCGGCCGGAGATCGGGGCGGTGCTTCACGCTTCGCCGTTCTACAGCACCATGTTCGCGTGTTCGAACGAGGAGCTGCCGGCCGATTTGTTCGTCGAAACGATGTATTACCTCGAACGGGTGGAACGGGTGCCGTATTGCCATCCGGGGTCGGAGGAGCTCGGCGCGGCCGTGCGCGAGAAGGCAGGGCGAGCGAACGTGCTGCTGCTGGAGAACCACGGGGTGCTCGTCTACGATACGAACATCCGCGAAGCGCGCATGGCGCTGCAAACGCTGGAGATGGCCTGCCGCATGCTGGTCACGGCCAAGAGCGCCGGCGTGCCGCTTGCCAAGCTTCCGGAGCAGACGGTTCAGCACTTCTTGAATCATGCGGGCTATAAGCCGAGAAGGGAGTGGAAGGCGTGA